The Mycolicibacterium flavescens genomic interval ACGCGTCGCCGCACCCGCGGCGGCAAGTCGGTCGCCGGTCACCCGGACGCGTCCACGACGTCGTCCGATCAGGCTTCCGGGGAGACGGGCGAGGGGTCCGGCGATACGGCTCCTGCCAAGCGCAGGCGCAGGCGCCGACCCCGCAAGGCTCCGGCCAGCACCGGCTAGTCCACCGCCTCCCCGCGATGGTCAAACCCGAACGCCGCACGCGCACCGATGTGATGGTGGCGCTGGCGATTGGCGTCGTGGTCGCGGTGACGGCCGGGCTGGTGTGGTGGACCAGCGACGCGCGGGCCACGATCAGCAGGCCCGCGGACGGCCCGGTTCCGGCACTGACCCCCGCCAAGGCGGTTCCGCAATCGCTGCGCCAGGTGTGGAGCGCACCCAGCGCGGCCACCACGATGCCGCTGGTCGTCGGCGGTGCGGTGGTGACCGGCGACGGACGGGCCGTGGAGGGCCGCGACCCCGCGACCGGGACCACGCTGTGGAGTTACGAGCGTGATCTCGACCTGTGCGGGGTCAGCTACGTCTACCAGTACGCGGTCGCCGTCTACCCCGACACCCGCGGCTGTGGCCAGGTCAGCACGATCGATGCCAAGACCGGCATGCGCGGTCCGGCGCGGTCGTCCTACGCCGACCCCTCGGTGACCCTGTCGTCGGACGGCACCGCCGTGCTCTCGGCGGGTGAGAACCGGCTCGAGTTGTGGCGTTCCGACATGGTCCGAATGCTGAGCTACGGCGCCCTGGATGCGCGCATCAAGCCGGATGTCCCCTCGCAGCCGCTGTGCCGGCTGGTGTCCGCACAAGCGAGTTCGAGCGCGGTGTCGGTGCTCGAGGCATGCCCGCGGCAGCCCGATCTGCGCCTGACGCTGCTGCGGCCCTCCGATGAGGAGGACACCCCGGAGTTGAGGTATGTCCAGCAACCGGGTGTCGCACCGAATTCAGGCGCGCGCGTGGTGGCCGTGGCCGACACGATGACCGCGGTCTACGTGCCCACACCCAAACCCGTGGTGAACATCGTCGACGAGACGGGCGCGACGGTCGCCACCACCCCGGTGCCAAGCCCGCCGTCGCCGCAGGCGACGATGTCGCGGGCGGGCGACCTGATCACCTGGTGGACCGGCGACAGCGTAATGGTGTTCTCCGCCAACGGATTCGAATACCGCTACACCGTCACGCCGGAGGGCCGGAACAAGCCGCTGGGGCCGGCGACGATCATGGCGGGGCGGTTGCTGGTCCCCGTCACCGACGGCTACGACGTGTTCGACCCCGCGACCGGGCGGGGTGAACGCCACATTCCGCTGACACGGCCGCCGAGCGCGGCGCCGGTGGTGCCCGCGGTGGCCGGTTCGATGGTGATCGAACAGCGCGGCGAGGAACTGGTGGCGCTCGGCCAGTCGTGACTCGGGTCCACTACCAGTCGCGCAGCGATCGGTAACGCACCGAAATCGCTATATGTCTGGGGCGAACGTCGGCATCGGCTTGCCGTTCTTCCAGTGCTTGAGCAGCGCGGTGGCCAACTCGCGGTAGGCGGCGGCGCCCTTGTTCTTGCGGCTGGCCAACACCGACGCGCCCGAGGCGCTGGCTTCGGCGAACCGGACGGTGCGCGGGATCGGGGGCGCCAGCACCGCCAGGTCGTAGCGGTCGGCGACGTCGAGCAGCACGTCGCGGCTGTGGGTCGTGCGCGAGTCGTACAACGTTGGCAACGCACCCAGCAGCTTCAGGTCGGCGTTCGTGATCGCCTGGACATCGGCGATGGTGCGCAGGAACTGCCCGACGCCGCGGTGCGCCAACGTCTCGCATTGCAGCGGCACGATCACCTCGTCGGCGGCGGTCAACCCGTTGAGCGTGAGCACGCCGAGCGAGGGCGGACAGTCGATGAGCACGACGTCGTAGTCGGACCGGCCCGATGAAGACGACGCACCAGCTCCTCGGCCTGATGTCGCCGGCGTTCCGGCTCCGCGGCCGAGCTTGGCCAGCGCCCTCTTGAGCGCGTACTCGCGCCCGGCGCGCATCAACAGCATGGCCTCGGCTCCCGCCAGGTCGATGTTGGCGGGCAGCAGTGTCATCCCCTCGGGCGTCTCCAGCAGGGCGACGTCGGGTTCGACCTCGCCGAGCAGCACTTCGTGGATCGACACCGCCAGCTTGTCCGGGTCGTGGCCCAGGGAGAACGTCAGGGACCCCTGCGGGTCGAGGTCCACGAGCAGGACCCGCTGACCCGTCTCCTGAATCGCCGCACCCAACGACGCCACCGTCGTCGTCTTGGCTACCCCACCCTTTTGATTGGCGACCGCAAGTACTCGCGTCACGGTGCCCATCGTTGCATGGCCCGGGACACCGCGACCGACCGTGCGGCAGAATCAGTGAGCGTGGCCCTTTTGGAGCACCGCCTGATCCTGCTTCGTCATGGCGAAACGGAGTGGTCGAGAAGCGGTCGGCACACCAGCCACACCGATCTCGAACTGACCGCGGCCGGCGTGGAACGCGCCAAGCTGGCCGCCGAAGCGCTGGCCGAACTCGAGCTGGACGACCCGCTGGTGCTGTCCAGCCCATTGCGGCGCGCGATGCAGACCGCCGAACTGGCCGGGCTGAACATCGACGAGGTGTCGCCGCTTCTGCGGGAATGGGACTACGGCCGCTATGAGGGGCTGACGACGCCCGAGATCCGCGAAACCGTCCCCGACTGGCTGATTTGGACGCACGGCGCCGACGGCGGCGAGAGCGTGGAGACGGTCACGCAGCGCGCCGACAGCGCCCTGGAGTCGGCGCTGAGCAACATGACGTCGCGCGACGTCGTATTCGTGGGCCATGCGCACTTCTCCCGCTCGATGATCGCGCGTTGGGTCGAACTGCCGGTGTCCGACGGGATCCGGTTCGCGATGGCGGCCGCGTCGCTGGCCGTCCTCGGATTCGAGCACGCAATGCGCCAGATCATCGCGCAGGGACTGACCGGCCATCAGGATCCGTGTAAACCACGGTGACCCGCGAACCGTCCTTCGTCCTGGCCTCCCGCGGCGCCGTCGTCGCGGAGGGGGTGCACACCGCGTTCCCGAAGGTCGCCGAGGCGCGAGCCGCGCTGGCATCGCACAGCGCCCCGATCATCGTGGGGGCGTTGCCTTTCGATATGACCAAACCGGCGGCGCTGATCCGCCCGCAGAGCGTCCAGTTCCTCGACGCGCTGCCGGACTGGCCGCTACGCCCGATGCCCGGCGTACAGATAGCCGAGGCGCTGCCGGATCCCGACGAACACCGCGCGCGGGTCGCCAGCGCCGTCGACCGGCTCAACAGCCCGTCGAGCGGACTGCACAAGGTCGTACTCGCCAGGGCCCTTCGGCTGGCCGCCGACGGACCGCTGGACGCGCGCACCGTCCTGCACCGGCTCGTCGGCGCCGATCCCGCGGCCAACGGGTACCTCGCCGACCTGACCGCCGCGGGCGGCGGTTACTCCGGAAGCGTGCTGGTGGGCGCAAGCCCCGAACTGCTGGTGGCCCGCCGCGGCGATCAGGTGGTCTGCGCACCGTTCGCGGGTTCGGCTCCGCGCTCCCCCGACCCCGACACCGACGAGGCGAACGGCGCCGCGCTGGCCGCCTCAGCGAAGAACCTTCGCGAGCACCAGTTCGTGGTCGACACGATCCGCGACGCGCTCGAGCCGCTGTGCGCCGACCTCGAGGTGGCCGCCGAACCGGCGCTTCGCAAGACCGACTCGGTGTGGCATCTGGCCACCCGCATCACCGGCACACTTCGCGAAAGATCGATCACCGCACTGGACTTGGCCATCGCGCTGCACCCGACGCCTGCGGTCGGCGGCGTGCCCACCGCCGATGCGGCCGACCTGATCGCCGAGCTCGAAGGCGACCGCGGTTTCTACGCCGGTGCGGTCGGCTGGTGCGATCAACGCGGCGACGGCCGGTGGGTGGTGTCGATTCGCTGCGCTGCGCTGTCGGCGGATCGCCGGACGGCCGAGGCATATTCGGGCGGCGGCATCG includes:
- the gpmA_1 gene encoding fructose-2,6-bisphosphatase; this encodes MARDTATDRAAESVSVALLEHRLILLRHGETEWSRSGRHTSHTDLELTAAGVERAKLAAEALAELELDDPLVLSSPLRRAMQTAELAGLNIDEVSPLLREWDYGRYEGLTTPEIRETVPDWLIWTHGADGGESVETVTQRADSALESALSNMTSRDVVFVGHAHFSRSMIARWVELPVSDGIRFAMAAASLAVLGFEHAMRQIIAQGLTGHQDPCKPR
- a CDS encoding hypothetical alanine valine rich protein, producing the protein MVKPERRTRTDVMVALAIGVVVAVTAGLVWWTSDARATISRPADGPVPALTPAKAVPQSLRQVWSAPSAATTMPLVVGGAVVTGDGRAVEGRDPATGTTLWSYERDLDLCGVSYVYQYAVAVYPDTRGCGQVSTIDAKTGMRGPARSSYADPSVTLSSDGTAVLSAGENRLELWRSDMVRMLSYGALDARIKPDVPSQPLCRLVSAQASSSAVSVLEACPRQPDLRLTLLRPSDEEDTPELRYVQQPGVAPNSGARVVAVADTMTAVYVPTPKPVVNIVDETGATVATTPVPSPPSPQATMSRAGDLITWWTGDSVMVFSANGFEYRYTVTPEGRNKPLGPATIMAGRLLVPVTDGYDVFDPATGRGERHIPLTRPPSAAPVVPAVAGSMVIEQRGEELVALGQS
- the soj_3 gene encoding ATPase involved in chromosome partitioning, which encodes MGTVTRVLAVANQKGGVAKTTTVASLGAAIQETGQRVLLVDLDPQGSLTFSLGHDPDKLAVSIHEVLLGEVEPDVALLETPEGMTLLPANIDLAGAEAMLLMRAGREYALKRALAKLGRGAGTPATSGRGAGASSSSGRSDYDVVLIDCPPSLGVLTLNGLTAADEVIVPLQCETLAHRGVGQFLRTIADVQAITNADLKLLGALPTLYDSRTTHSRDVLLDVADRYDLAVLAPPIPRTVRFAEASASGASVLASRKNKGAAAYRELATALLKHWKNGKPMPTFAPDI
- the dhbC gene encoding isochorismate synthase family protein, which gives rise to MTREPSFVLASRGAVVAEGVHTAFPKVAEARAALASHSAPIIVGALPFDMTKPAALIRPQSVQFLDALPDWPLRPMPGVQIAEALPDPDEHRARVASAVDRLNSPSSGLHKVVLARALRLAADGPLDARTVLHRLVGADPAANGYLADLTAAGGGYSGSVLVGASPELLVARRGDQVVCAPFAGSAPRSPDPDTDEANGAALAASAKNLREHQFVVDTIRDALEPLCADLEVAAEPALRKTDSVWHLATRITGTLRERSITALDLAIALHPTPAVGGVPTADAADLIAELEGDRGFYAGAVGWCDQRGDGRWVVSIRCAALSADRRTAEAYSGGGIVAESDPDDELAETTTKFTTILAALGAAT